From the genome of Salarias fasciatus chromosome 22, fSalaFa1.1, whole genome shotgun sequence:
AATGAGAAGTGAAGATTTTATACCATTAAGCATAAGAAGGTggagtgtgttgtgttgttcCCTCCTGAAATGTGTGACCACAACTTTGTAATAATAAAAGATTGAAAAATGAACTTTGGCTCCTTGTGTTGAAATAGAACAACTTTATTGAGCTCATGAGGAATGATGGGATTAAATCCATGTTAGTCAGAGTccgaggaggaaggggggggaaCTTCATGCCTCCAGTTCAAAATCAAAGTACTGCGGGTCGAAGTAGTGAATCCTCACGTAtccgtcctctcctccgctGCTGTAGCTGTGAGGAGGAAACAGATGTGAGCAGCTGGAAACGTGGCGCCGTCGGTCACATTTCAGACTGGAGCTTACCTCTTCCCATCAGGGTGGAAGGCCACGCAGTTGATGGGGCCGAAGTGACCTTTGACTCTGCCAAACTCCTCTTCATAGGCAGCATGGAAGAACCTGAAGAGGATGgagtttgtttttaaactggtctcgccattaaaaaaaaaaaaaaaaaaattgaacgtCAAATCTTAACACCGACGCACCTGGCCTCAAACTTTCCGATCCTGGTGGACGTGGTGGTGACCTCCAtggcttcctgtcctcctcccatCACCACCTGGAACAAAAAGTGACAATTTATCACAAAGTTACGCATCTGATGATGTTGGAACGCTCAGTTTCAGCACTGCTCTGAAGTCTTACATGATCCATGATGGGGGAGATGGCTGCAGAGTTGACCGGCCTCTCCGTCTTGAAAGTCTTGATGTGATCCAGAGAAGTGGAGTCGAACAACTAGGGAGGAACGAGAAGAATGAAAACCCGAACACCGATTTAACTAACCACAACTcagagaaatgaatgaatgtaatgTGTTCAGCGGCACCTTGGCTGTGTTGTCTTTGGAAGCAGTGATGAACATGGTGAGGTCCACTGACGTCTGGATGTCGTTGATCTGCTTGTTGTGCTCCTTGATTTTCTTGATGATCTCCCCTGTCTGTCgtaacaaacacatttaaagactCAGACGAGTTGAAATCCCTCAGAATTCACAGGCTCTGTTTAGAAACGTCTGGAGTCAAACCTTGGCACTGAACTGGTTGATCTCTCCGTTTTCGTGGCCGGCGTTGACGAACTCTCCCAGGGGCCCCCACACGGCACTGGTGATCTTGTGGTCGCTGCAGGGGACTGACAGGTAGGGCTGGTTgtcctctggaaaaaaaaaaaaaaaacacaaatccgCTCATCAGCATTCTGTATAGCAGTGCAACGCCGCCATGTATATTGTatctttttaaaacactgcactgCGCACCAATCTGCTGTGGGTCCCGCAGGTCGAAGAAGTTCAGGTAACACTGGTAGCCCATCTGCTTGTCTGTGGAGAACATGATGATGTTGCCGCTGAAGTCGAAACCGCACGTCCTCACGGCCGAGTTGGTGTTGAGGAGAGCCAGCTGTTTACCTGTCAGACGAAAGCACAAGAGTCTCATGAGGATCATTTAACAGAGTTTTGCCATCATATGTCACAGATCCCATCTTGTTAGAGGATTATGATACATCGCATGTATGAACTTACCAGTCTCACAGTCCCACAGCCGGCAGCTGTTGTCCGCAGATCCCGTTAACACACTTTTCGTGTCCCCTGAGAGCAGGAATTAAGGATAAACACTTGACAACCGGCAGTAAACAGCCACAAACATCTGGTGTCAGTGTCATGGATAGCAGGTCTTCCAGTGGGAGGATACAGTCGCAGtccacacaccacacagctCCCGTGTGTCCGTTGTAGGTGCCCAGCCTCTCCCCGTTCACAGAGTACCACACGTTGGCGACCTGCGAGCAGAAGAAGCAGTGTTAAAGACGTAAAGCTGGAGCATTTTAACGAGATGATGGAAGAGGACTGACCGTGTCTTTGGCCACAGAGAAGAGCAGATCTCCTTCTCTGTTGTATTTGATCTGGGTGATGGACCTCTCGTGGCCCTGCAGCAGGATGGGTTTCTGTAGACAATAGCAGCGGAATTACAGTCACATTCTCTAATGTAGCTTTCTTGAAATTGTTAAATACGTCCGAATCTTCTAAATTTCTATGATAAGAGTCCTACTGCAGCTGCTTTAAATAGAATAAACACGCCACAAAGCCGATAGCAGTGACGTTAGCGCCGGCTACCGGAGAGCTAAGCTAACATTTACCGGCACGAAACCACCAACAGCCACAGAGACAAGCGGTGAGCCGTAAATGATAGAAAACTGTCGCCGGTTATTTTACGCACCATTTCTGCCCGGTGTGTGCTTCCAGTCGCCCGGTAAATTAAAGTATCCTCCGGTTTGTTACAATTCTTCTCGGAGACTCGTGTGTGAGGCGAAGCAACACCAGAAAAGGACAGGCGTCACTTCCGCAATCCAGAGGAGACGTCAGCACGCCCCCTTCCGGTTAGCATTAGGAATGCAACTATGGTTAAACTTCGACATATTTAAACTATTATTGCTACTTTACTGAAACGTTTTCGTTTTTACTGGCTCTTTGAAACATTGTTAAATTTCTTAGTTCTTTATTGAGACTATTaaactactgctgctgctactttgACACGTTTAAGTATGGATGACAGGTTCAGGTTGAAAATGGTCAGATGGACTTCTTCAATGAGGCTGAACCTCAAAACTGAATTGTTTGGCCTAAAGAAACCAAAATGAGTTCAAATCCACACAGTTACAACTTTTATTTCCCGTGAAACAAAAATATACAGGGCCAGAGAAAAGTACTGCAAAAGACAAAGGAGAGGAAACGTCTTTGGTTCCTTGTCACGGTGGGTGAAACCTCCCTACAAGAGGATTAAAGGTGAACCATCCTCTGAGATGATGGAAGAAGTCAAGGTCTAACAGTTCTGCACCTTATAAAATGATTCCaactcaaacaaaaacacagatatgTGTTGTTTCCACAGTACATCCATGCAGGACCGTGAGAATAATCGTGGTACATTCTCCAAATGCTCATCAGTTCACAGAATTACAACCAAGTGTTGCATAGAGGAACATTCTCTGCTTGATGAGGAAACAATGGTGGTCAAACATCTGGAAACTCCAGAAGGTTAGGAATGAAGACTTGGTCATAGAATAACACTTTTATAAAGTGTCtacatgttaaaaaataaactctaCGCCTCTGTATCAGAGACCTGAACAATAAATACAGAAACTGAACCCTatacaaagaaagaagaaacacttCAAGCAAGGCGTGGAAATCATTTAACATTCAACATGTGGGAAACCAAGGACTTAAAGAGCTTCCTTCAATAATAACGCAGACCAGCGGTTCTCAAACCTGAGTTCTGAGCCCTTTAAGAGGGACGCACGATGTCAGAGGCCCCCCGAGCTCTTGAAAAATGCcttttgcttttgtgtttggACTCAAGACTTGCGGTTGGCTTCAGTAAtatttcagccaatcagagaccaAATGAGGAAGAAAAGCGCTGATTTAAGCTGCTCAGATACATACGTCTACATCttcatgaagagaaaacaatcaagtttctgcagagacacacacacacacatttcaacctCTGATGGCTCCTTTTGGAATAAACTGGTTTCTATGTTGCTAGGCAACAGAAagagcaggaacacacacacacactggagattATGTGAAAGTGTTCTAAAGGAGCTTCTTGTGTTTAATGCACCACTAGTTAATACTTAAACTGTCAAATAACTGCATGTTTCAGGTGGTGGGAAAACAGCCAATTAGAAGAAAGCGGCTCAAGAGAAAGTCTGAATCTATTATAGAAgtagaaactgaaataaaaatgtgcttaaatgtgtttttttcagttgaaataaaCTCTTGAAAGGGGCTCATGAACACAGGAAGCTTCAGAAGTGATGAATTCTCAATTTATTGTATCTGATTCACTCAAAGTTGGAGTTCTCCCTCAGTTATGTGATTATTGAACTtatatttaaagcatttttaagCTTCTGGCGCGCTCAAGGAGAAGTCGAATCACAATAACCCAGCATGCACTCTGTTCAGCTGAGTTCACTAAATATTGTTAattttcagcagcagagtgaaaacttttttttttccttttttttgacCACTGGTGTGAACGACACCTCGGAGACAcatcagagctgaaaacaactGAGCAGCTGAGTTAGACATAACGTATTACTTATTGATCTCCACTTTCTTCTGATTGGCCTGACTTTAGCTGAAGCTgttgtcggtgtgtgtgtgtgtgtgtgtgtgtgtgtgtgtgtgtgtgtgtgtgtgtgtgtgagtgtagattctctgactgctgctggaggacacagGTTAACCCTTCCATCACGTACAGACCAGAAATCCACAGAGCTGTCTGATCTGCTTCatccagtggaggaggaggcggcggctgcTGGTTCGATGCTGGATGCTGGGGgacgagggggcggggcttcattCCTGCGCGGTGACGGGCTGACCGCTGGCCTCTTGTAGCGAGCCGCCCGTGTTCAGTTCAgtgcagggggagggggaggagctgtCTGGATCGGGGGCGgcagtgggggcggggccagagccGGGCTCCAGCAGAGAGTCTGTGGGCGGGGGCGAGGGGGAGTCGGTCCCGGGGTCGGAGCCAGGGGGCCCCGTGCTGACCCCCTGCGGCCCGCTCAGGGTCTGGACCTTCTTGTTGAGCTCGTTTCGCTCCACCTTGAGCGCCCGCCGCAGCTTCTCCAGCCGCTGGACTTTTCCCTGCAGGGCCTCGAAGTCTCGGTCCCGCACCGCtttctgcacacaaacaccaccGGAGACTGAAACACCACCTCACTGACACACTGTCGACTTCGAGGACAGATAACCTGTTTGTACTGATCCTCTTAAATCGCTTCATCTGTGTGAGCCACTTTGAgttcagatctttttttttttttgttggattttCCAAATTGATTGTGAAGATGGACAGAGGACATAAAAAGTCGCACCTCGTCTGCCATCTCCAGCAGAGCCTTGTTGCTGCTCTCCCACCGGGAGCGATACATGGCCGtctccttctccagcttcttgaTCTTCTTCGTCAtctgcagaaaggaaacaggACTCCTCTTtagccttcctcctcccctctctgtgcactcctccctctctctctctcctcaccttcTCCATCTCCTGCTTGAAGGTGGTGAAGACTTCGTTGCTCTTGGACAGCGTGGTCTGGAACTCCTCGAACTTCTCGGTGTACAGCGACAGCTGCGAACAACAACATCACAACACGTCAGATTCCACAGAAGGACGGCGGCCGTCTGGAGgtgagtgaagagtgagggAGCTGTGGGGAAACCTGCTGTTTGAGGTGAacctcctgctgcttcatcaGCTCGCACATCCTCTGAGACTCCACTGCTTCTTTGAGCAGCTGTGGACGGAGGAGAAGACCCCGGGGTTAGAATCAACAGGAGACGCAGACATGGTTGGGATTGGATTATTCTGAGAGGGGAGTATTTACAAAGTCCTTCTCTCGGTCGTGACGCTCCTCGgactccttcagcagctcctgagcCTGGTGCAGCTTGGcgtccaccagctgctgctgcaggtctttgTGCTTCACCACTTTGTCGAtgtgctggaggaggaacgTCGGGTCAGACACGCGGCAGCACAGAGAAAGAGGAGGTGTGGATTCTCGCCGCTCACCTCCTCTCTCAGTTTGTACTGCTCATAcagcttcttcagcttctctccCAGCTCCGTGTTCTCCTGCCGCAGGCTGGCGTTCCTCTCGTTGTGCTGCTCCATCTGAGCCTGGATGTCGTTCAGCGTCATCTGGAAGTGGGACGTCACctctttcctcttctcctcctccagccgagTCCTCTGCATCCCTTCTTCCTGCAGAAACCAGGAGACACAATGAAGATCAACAAGCAAGCTTCGCACACTGTCTTTACCTCCTTGTCGTACCGTCACATTATTCTGAGCTTCTAATGTGGCTTCATGTGAAATATGGAAGGGATTGAGAAGAAGAAGTTTGTCTCCATAAAATGATCTCCATCAAAGTTTGGGCTGCTGAATCACATTTAGTGAGTCTCCGGTTCATCCATCACAATACACATATTAACCAATCAAATCAATGAATGTAATGAGTACAAGTTTGAATTCTGAGTTTCATTTGAGATTCAAGAGTTGTTCCAACAACTGCATGAAGACAAGTGCCTGAATTCATGCATTGCTGCTAATTTAAAGTGCAGTAATTCCCTCTCTGGCGCCATCGTCAACAGAAAGAAGCAATCCTCGTTCACCCATCTGACTGCCGACGTGCTGCCAGGTGTGTCACCTTGAGTGTGCGgttgtgtctctgcagctccctgCACAGACTCTCCAGCTTGCTGCGGGCCAGGATGGCTTTGCTGTGCTCGTTCCTCAGGTTGTCCTTCTCCTGCACCAGCTGGCTCTGCTTCTTCTGCAGCACCCTCATCTGCTTCTGGGTGTTACGGTGCTCCTccaactgaaacacacaaacacacacttttcacagGGCTGCAGCCAGTATTCCACATGAACCCAGGCTTAGTCCAACATTAAATCacaataactttaaaaataagaaaagtacAGCAATCACTTAAATCATGAAGCTCAATTAGTTTTTATTATAAGAATTCAACTCTCGATCCATTTTTTAGCCCGATCTCACTGCAGAATCAATAAGCTGACTAGATTCGGATTTTTCCTGAACATTGTAG
Proteins encoded in this window:
- the eif3i gene encoding eukaryotic translation initiation factor 3 subunit I translates to MKPILLQGHERSITQIKYNREGDLLFSVAKDTVANVWYSVNGERLGTYNGHTGAVWCVDCDWDTKSVLTGSADNSCRLWDCETGKQLALLNTNSAVRTCGFDFSGNIIMFSTDKQMGYQCYLNFFDLRDPQQIEDNQPYLSVPCSDHKITSAVWGPLGEFVNAGHENGEINQFSAKTGEIIKKIKEHNKQINDIQTSVDLTMFITASKDNTAKLFDSTSLDHIKTFKTERPVNSAAISPIMDHVVMGGGQEAMEVTTTSTRIGKFEARFFHAAYEEEFGRVKGHFGPINCVAFHPDGKSYSSGGEDGYVRIHYFDPQYFDFELEA
- the txlna gene encoding alpha-taxilin, with protein sequence MKKQDAEESAPQGSEDTLAPAEGAESPAAAKDGLDSNSSPKESEPQTPQTDTPPQDQDGGSDVAEAARAQCDMAEELSRQLEDILSTYCRESLSDDASALPNGQSHTSELNGLSGERGHDKPDKVNGGDNSNEKEQKKSHEKKKVKGLGKEITLLMQTLNTLSTPEEKLAGLCKKYAELLEEHRNTQKQMRVLQKKQSQLVQEKDNLRNEHSKAILARSKLESLCRELQRHNRTLKEEGMQRTRLEEEKRKEVTSHFQMTLNDIQAQMEQHNERNASLRQENTELGEKLKKLYEQYKLREEHIDKVVKHKDLQQQLVDAKLHQAQELLKESEERHDREKDFLLKEAVESQRMCELMKQQEVHLKQQLSLYTEKFEEFQTTLSKSNEVFTTFKQEMEKMTKKIKKLEKETAMYRSRWESSNKALLEMADEKAVRDRDFEALQGKVQRLEKLRRALKVERNELNKKVQTLSGPQGVSTGPPGSDPGTDSPSPPPTDSLLEPGSGPAPTAAPDPDSSSPSPCTELNTGGSLQEASGQPVTAQE